The genomic stretch GGAGAAGGCCTGAGTAATGGTGTAAGACGATGCGCCTGCCTGCTGAGCCTGAGCCGCAATTTTAGCTTCTGCGCCATCAATGGTGCTGGCGGAGGCGGTAACAGACTGGGCAGCGAAAGAACCGAATGAGGTAGCCAGAGCGATTACTGCGACAAAAGTTTTGATGCTTTTCATGATGTAATTC from Leclercia sp. AS011 encodes the following:
- a CDS encoding YdgH/BhsA/McbA-like domain containing protein, with the translated sequence MKSIKTFVAVIALATSFGSFAAQSVTASASTIDGAEAKIAAQAQQAGASSYTITQAFSGNRVHMTAELNK